The alpha proteobacterium U9-1i genome includes a region encoding these proteins:
- a CDS encoding outer membrane lipoprotein OmlA, translating into MDRQFLRLSAAALFVAAGAACSPVQTYSGFRPEYNNVEIADPQPGVDTQDTVRQRFGSPSTTAVFDQTAWYYITSVQEQIAFYTPRVTDRRVMVVRFDGQNVAAVEKYGMERGRIIAYDDTITPTRGRELGLLEQIFGNIGNTSPIRNNQEEEGGRRPRN; encoded by the coding sequence ATGGATCGTCAGTTTCTGCGGCTTTCAGCAGCGGCGCTTTTCGTCGCGGCGGGCGCGGCATGCTCGCCGGTGCAGACCTATTCGGGTTTTCGCCCGGAGTACAACAACGTTGAAATCGCCGACCCACAGCCTGGGGTCGATACCCAAGACACCGTTCGCCAGCGCTTTGGCTCACCCTCCACGACCGCCGTGTTCGATCAGACGGCCTGGTACTACATCACCTCGGTGCAGGAGCAGATCGCCTTCTATACGCCGCGCGTAACCGATCGCCGCGTGATGGTGGTGCGTTTTGACGGGCAGAACGTCGCCGCAGTCGAAAAGTACGGCATGGAGCGCGGCCGCATCATCGCTTACGACGACACGATCACGCCCACGCGCGGCCGAGAGCTGGGATTGCTGGAACAGATCTTCGGCAACATCGGCAACACCTCGCCGATCCGGAACAACCAAGAGGAAGAAGGCGGGCGCCGTCCGCGCAACTGA
- a CDS encoding transcription termination protein NusB, whose translation MAAVQALYQMEMSGASTADVAADFDAGKLPRTEEAPRLDNEGDMELFKTLTENAVDRQRTIDRAIARHLNKGWKLERLDAVARAILRAGAVELEQRKDIPTAVVIDEYVEIAKAFFEGPEPGFVNATLDACARDLRPAEEKA comes from the coding sequence TTGGCCGCCGTGCAAGCGCTTTACCAGATGGAAATGTCGGGCGCTTCGACGGCTGATGTTGCGGCTGATTTCGACGCCGGCAAGCTGCCGCGCACGGAAGAAGCGCCGCGCCTCGATAACGAAGGCGACATGGAATTGTTCAAGACGTTGACGGAAAACGCCGTCGATCGCCAGCGCACCATCGACCGCGCCATCGCCAGGCATTTGAACAAGGGTTGGAAGTTGGAGCGCCTCGACGCTGTCGCGCGTGCAATCCTCCGCGCTGGGGCGGTGGAGCTTGAGCAACGCAAGGACATCCCAACGGCGGTCGTGATCGATGAGTACGTCGAGATTGCCAAAGCGTTCTTTGAGGGGCCCGAGCCAGGTTTCGTAAACGCCACCCTCGACGCCTGCGCGCGCGATCTACGCCCCGCCGAGGAGAAAGCGTGA
- a CDS encoding phosphate:acyl-ACP acyltransferase PlsX — MSETLVLSIDGMGGDHAPDIVVEGVDHAAKARSDVRYLIHGDAARLGALLEKHPNARAVSTIVPAEKAIGMEIKPSQALRQGKGSSLWNAVQSVENGEAHAVVSAGNTGAYMAIAMFRLRTMAGVHRPALAARWPAANGGYVVMLDVGANVEADGEQLVEFAIMGEAFQRAVSGKERPTVALLNVGAEDAKGHEEIRAAAKLIREAGVALNFQGFVEGDDISKGTVDVVVTDGFTGNIALKTGEGTARLVGQLLKEALTSGPLAMLGAAIAYPALSKLRKRMDPGTFNGALFLGLNGLVVKSHGSANGPGFAAAIEVAAKMARSHYREEIARNLAQLARAEAAQAASVGEAG, encoded by the coding sequence ATGTCCGAAACGCTCGTGCTTTCGATCGACGGAATGGGCGGTGATCACGCGCCCGACATCGTCGTCGAAGGGGTCGACCACGCCGCCAAGGCCCGTTCGGATGTGCGTTATCTAATACACGGCGACGCCGCGCGCTTGGGCGCGCTGCTCGAGAAACATCCCAACGCGCGCGCGGTATCGACGATCGTCCCCGCTGAAAAAGCGATCGGTATGGAGATCAAACCCAGCCAGGCGCTGCGCCAGGGCAAAGGCTCAAGCCTTTGGAACGCGGTGCAGTCGGTGGAAAACGGCGAGGCCCATGCGGTCGTCTCAGCTGGCAACACGGGCGCGTATATGGCGATCGCCATGTTCCGCCTGCGCACCATGGCGGGCGTGCACCGCCCAGCGCTCGCCGCGCGTTGGCCGGCTGCCAACGGCGGTTACGTCGTCATGTTGGACGTCGGCGCCAACGTCGAGGCCGACGGCGAGCAATTGGTTGAGTTCGCGATCATGGGCGAAGCGTTTCAGCGCGCCGTCTCTGGCAAAGAACGCCCCACCGTCGCGCTGTTGAACGTAGGCGCCGAGGACGCCAAGGGCCACGAAGAAATTCGCGCCGCCGCAAAACTCATTCGCGAAGCCGGCGTGGCGCTCAACTTTCAGGGCTTCGTCGAAGGCGATGACATCTCCAAGGGCACGGTCGATGTCGTCGTGACAGATGGTTTTACCGGCAACATCGCGTTGAAGACCGGTGAAGGCACAGCGCGCCTCGTGGGGCAGCTCCTGAAAGAGGCGCTCACCAGCGGCCCGCTGGCCATGTTGGGCGCGGCGATTGCGTATCCCGCGCTCTCCAAACTGCGTAAGCGCATGGACCCTGGCACCTTCAACGGCGCATTGTTCTTGGGGCTCAACGGCCTCGTGGTGAAAAGCCACGGCAGCGCCAATGGTCCTGGCTTTGCGGCCGCCATTGAGGTCGCTGCGAAGATGGCCCGCAGCCATTATCGTGAAGAGATCGCGCGCAATCTTGCGCAGCTTGCACGCGCTGAAGCCGCGCAGGCGGCCAGCGTCGGAGAAGCCGGCTAA
- a CDS encoding ubiquinol-cytochrome C chaperone, with protein sequence MGAVVQIARQPSFFGAGRAPDTLAGRFELMTLHASLALIRLRAEPALAPLAQAFTDKLFRSFDAGLREDGVGDLTVPKRMRKIASDFYGRLNAYAAGLEGPDAALATALARNGAAGEGFSPTLAAYAIAARQSQAVRPAADLMRLDGWPAAPD encoded by the coding sequence TTGGGCGCGGTGGTGCAGATTGCCCGCCAACCGAGCTTTTTCGGCGCCGGTCGGGCGCCCGATACGCTGGCCGGCAGATTTGAGCTGATGACGCTCCACGCAAGCTTGGCGCTCATCCGGTTGCGTGCGGAGCCGGCCCTGGCCCCGTTGGCGCAAGCGTTCACAGACAAGCTGTTTCGCTCGTTCGACGCTGGCCTCCGTGAGGACGGGGTTGGCGACCTCACCGTCCCAAAGCGCATGCGCAAGATCGCCAGCGACTTTTATGGCCGGCTGAACGCTTATGCCGCTGGACTTGAGGGCCCGGACGCGGCTCTGGCCACCGCCCTGGCGCGCAACGGCGCGGCCGGGGAGGGGTTTTCGCCCACCCTAGCCGCCTACGCGATCGCCGCGCGGCAAAGCCAGGCGGTGCGACCGGCGGCCGACCTCATGCGGCTTGATGGCTGGCCAGCGGCGCCGGACTGA
- a CDS encoding 3-oxoacyl-[acyl-carrier-protein] synthase KASIII, whose amino-acid sequence MHFRSVLTGVGGHLPDRVLSNEELSRQVDTSDEWIVARTGIRERRIAADGEKTSDLAIAAAQKALDAAGRTAADVDLIILATATPDLTFPATAARVQAALGVTHGAAFDLQAVCSGFVFGLATADNFVARGQAKCALVIGAETFSRIIDWEDRGTCVLFGDGAGAVVVEALDKKAANGRGIISTFIRTDGRMHDLLYVDGGPSQTRTTGLLRMQGNQVFRYAVEHISGAMLEACERGGVTIDQVDWFIPHQANQRILDGVARRLSIPTEKVVSTVAVHGNTSAASVPLALDTAVRDGRVKQGDLVLMEALGGGLTWGAALARL is encoded by the coding sequence ATGCACTTTCGCAGCGTGCTGACGGGTGTCGGCGGACACTTGCCCGACCGCGTGCTGAGCAATGAGGAGCTCTCACGCCAAGTCGATACAAGTGACGAATGGATCGTCGCGCGCACGGGAATTCGCGAACGCCGCATCGCCGCTGACGGCGAAAAAACCTCCGATCTCGCGATCGCCGCCGCGCAAAAAGCGCTCGACGCCGCGGGCCGCACAGCGGCCGACGTTGACCTCATCATCCTCGCCACGGCTACCCCGGACCTGACATTCCCCGCCACCGCCGCGCGCGTGCAAGCAGCGCTCGGCGTGACGCATGGCGCGGCGTTTGATCTCCAGGCCGTCTGCTCCGGCTTCGTGTTCGGCCTCGCAACCGCGGACAATTTCGTCGCGCGCGGCCAAGCCAAGTGCGCGCTCGTGATCGGCGCGGAAACGTTTTCGCGCATCATCGACTGGGAAGATCGCGGCACCTGCGTGTTGTTCGGCGATGGCGCGGGCGCTGTTGTCGTGGAAGCGTTGGATAAGAAGGCCGCCAACGGGCGCGGCATCATCTCCACGTTCATCCGCACCGATGGCCGCATGCACGATCTGCTCTACGTCGATGGCGGCCCATCACAGACGCGCACCACCGGCCTTCTGCGCATGCAGGGCAATCAGGTGTTTCGCTACGCGGTGGAGCACATCTCCGGCGCGATGCTTGAAGCGTGCGAGCGGGGCGGCGTCACCATCGATCAGGTCGATTGGTTCATCCCCCACCAGGCCAACCAACGTATCCTCGATGGGGTGGCGCGGCGCCTGTCGATCCCCACGGAGAAGGTCGTGTCGACGGTCGCTGTTCATGGCAACACGTCAGCCGCTTCGGTGCCGCTCGCGCTTGATACGGCGGTCCGCGACGGGCGGGTGAAGCAGGGCGATCTTGTGCTGATGGAAGCTTTGGGCGGCGGCCTGACCTGGGGCGCGGCCCTGGCGCGACTATGA
- a CDS encoding thiamine-monophosphate kinase, with amino-acid sequence MPADEFDIIKNLFAPLAGEGARDLVDDVALLGDLIVTTDAIVEGVHFLADDPVGSVAKKALRVNLSDIAAKGAKPVGALLTLIWPQQRPSTQIADFARALAEDLLTFNVPLLGGDTTSTPGPLTISITAFGKPLGASTPSRSDAKPGDHLWVTGVIGDAYLGLLSLTATPEIVGASASEQMDAHALAVRAAYRTPSPPMSFAGAIAAFARASMDVSDGLVTDAGKLASASGVAIRIDAEAVPLSAAGHAHLGKTGTDGLIAMITGGDDYQALFTAAPEARGAIMQAARESGTNVSLIGDVFAGAGVRVVGAGGVELRIPHAGHSHRLGR; translated from the coding sequence ATGCCTGCTGACGAGTTCGACATCATCAAGAATTTGTTCGCGCCGCTCGCAGGCGAGGGCGCGCGTGATCTTGTTGATGACGTGGCGTTGCTCGGCGATTTGATTGTCACGACCGACGCGATCGTTGAAGGCGTGCATTTTCTCGCAGACGATCCGGTCGGCAGCGTGGCGAAGAAGGCATTGCGGGTGAATTTGTCCGACATCGCCGCGAAAGGCGCGAAGCCCGTTGGCGCGTTGTTGACGCTGATATGGCCGCAGCAGCGGCCTTCAACCCAGATCGCCGATTTCGCACGCGCCTTGGCCGAGGATCTCCTTACCTTCAACGTGCCTCTGCTTGGCGGAGACACAACTTCAACGCCCGGTCCGCTAACGATTTCCATTACCGCCTTCGGCAAACCTCTGGGCGCCAGCACGCCATCTCGATCAGACGCAAAGCCCGGTGATCATCTCTGGGTGACGGGCGTGATTGGCGACGCCTACCTTGGTTTGCTCTCGCTCACCGCCACGCCTGAGATCGTTGGCGCGAGCGCGAGCGAACAGATGGACGCTCATGCGCTTGCCGTGCGGGCGGCCTATCGAACGCCGTCGCCGCCGATGAGCTTCGCGGGGGCGATCGCCGCGTTTGCACGCGCGTCGATGGACGTCTCGGACGGTCTCGTCACCGATGCCGGCAAACTTGCAAGCGCCTCTGGCGTCGCGATCCGAATCGACGCCGAAGCGGTGCCCTTGAGCGCCGCCGGCCATGCCCACCTCGGCAAAACCGGCACGGACGGGCTCATTGCGATGATCACCGGCGGCGACGACTACCAGGCGCTGTTCACCGCCGCGCCTGAGGCGCGCGGAGCAATAATGCAGGCAGCGCGCGAAAGCGGAACGAACGTATCGTTGATCGGCGACGTTTTTGCGGGCGCTGGCGTGCGTGTGGTCGGCGCAGGCGGGGTCGAACTGCGCATCCCCCACGCGGGCCACAGCCATCGGCTTGGCCGGTAA
- a CDS encoding integration host factor alpha subunit, translating into MAGKTITRADLVEALARRANLQRTEASRLLTVMLDHVQDALVAGDTVKLSRFGNFTVRAKRQRVGRNPKTGEEVPITPRRVVTFRPSQMLREFVEKGGRGRAKS; encoded by the coding sequence TTGGCTGGCAAGACCATCACGCGCGCCGATTTGGTGGAAGCGCTGGCGCGCCGCGCAAATCTGCAGCGCACCGAAGCGAGCCGTTTGCTCACGGTGATGCTCGATCACGTGCAAGACGCACTCGTCGCCGGCGACACTGTGAAGCTGTCGCGCTTCGGCAATTTCACCGTGCGCGCCAAACGTCAGCGCGTGGGCCGTAATCCTAAGACCGGTGAGGAAGTGCCGATCACGCCGCGCCGCGTGGTGACGTTCCGCCCCTCGCAAATGCTGCGCGAGTTCGTCGAAAAAGGCGGGCGCGGACGCGCCAAGAGCTAG
- a CDS encoding 3,4-dihydroxy-2-butanone 4-phosphate synthase, whose protein sequence is MAAQASPLDDFKRAISSTEEIVEEAREGRMFILVDAEDRENEGDLVIPAQFATPAQVNFMAKHGRGLICLALTPERTRELGLEPMAPRNAARMRTAFTVSIEAKEGISTGISAHDRAHTIAVAIDASKGADDIVSPGHVFPLTAREGGSLVRAGHTEASVDISRAAGLNPAAVICEIMNDDGTMARLPELVAFAQLHNLKIGTIEDLISYRRLNENFIDRVYETPFEVRGGSDFKLVLFRNRLDGVEHVALVKGAIDANKAALVRVHRLDFAADVLGGFGERAGIVERSIAEIDKAGSGVLVLLREYLPDALSRRLMGVEFDDVQAAENAQRVIGIGSQILRELGVRRMVVLANTPAKLVGLEGYGLRIDGWRGFSS, encoded by the coding sequence ATGGCGGCGCAAGCCTCGCCTCTCGACGATTTCAAGCGTGCGATTTCCTCGACCGAGGAGATCGTCGAAGAGGCGCGCGAAGGGCGTATGTTCATCCTCGTGGACGCGGAGGATCGGGAGAACGAGGGCGATCTGGTCATTCCCGCGCAATTCGCGACGCCGGCACAGGTCAACTTCATGGCCAAGCATGGGCGCGGGTTGATCTGCCTCGCCCTGACGCCGGAGCGCACGCGAGAGCTTGGGCTGGAACCGATGGCGCCGCGCAACGCCGCGCGTATGCGGACCGCCTTCACGGTTTCCATCGAAGCCAAGGAAGGCATTTCGACCGGCATCTCAGCACACGATCGCGCGCATACAATCGCGGTGGCGATTGACGCCAGCAAAGGTGCGGACGACATCGTTTCACCGGGCCATGTGTTTCCATTGACGGCGCGTGAAGGCGGTTCGCTCGTGCGCGCTGGTCACACCGAGGCGAGCGTCGATATTTCCCGCGCGGCGGGCCTCAATCCCGCGGCCGTGATCTGCGAGATTATGAACGACGACGGCACAATGGCGCGATTGCCGGAACTCGTCGCGTTCGCGCAGTTGCACAATTTGAAGATCGGCACGATCGAGGATTTGATCTCCTATCGCAGGCTCAACGAGAACTTTATCGATCGCGTCTACGAGACGCCGTTCGAAGTGCGGGGCGGCAGTGATTTTAAGCTGGTTCTGTTTCGAAACCGCTTGGACGGTGTCGAACACGTGGCGTTGGTGAAGGGCGCAATCGACGCCAACAAGGCTGCGCTTGTTCGGGTGCATCGGCTGGATTTCGCCGCCGACGTGCTTGGCGGCTTCGGTGAGCGGGCAGGTATTGTCGAGCGATCGATTGCGGAGATCGACAAGGCCGGAAGCGGCGTTCTTGTCCTGCTTCGCGAGTATCTGCCGGATGCGCTGTCCCGGCGTCTGATGGGTGTCGAGTTCGACGACGTGCAGGCGGCCGAGAACGCGCAACGCGTAATCGGCATCGGCTCGCAAATCCTCCGTGAGCTTGGCGTGCGGCGCATGGTTGTGCTCGCGAACACGCCGGCCAAATTGGTGGGCCTTGAGGGATACGGTTTGAGGATCGATGGCTGGCGCGGGTTTAGCTCGTGA
- a CDS encoding 6,7-dimethyl-8-ribityllumazine synthase, protein MKDAEKSAVTKVPGARLLLVVAPYYRSVTDQMQRGAEAAATEAEATLDRVIVPGAFEIPAAIHHASKTGAYDGYIGLGCVVRGETSHYDYVCGESARGLMDLSIRDGLAIGYGILTVNTLAQAEERADTRRGDKGGEATRACLSVVALKRRFAEVKP, encoded by the coding sequence GTGAAGGACGCTGAGAAATCTGCTGTGACCAAAGTGCCGGGCGCGCGCCTGCTGCTGGTGGTCGCGCCCTACTATCGCAGTGTCACCGATCAGATGCAGCGTGGCGCCGAGGCGGCGGCGACCGAAGCTGAAGCGACGCTCGATCGCGTTATCGTGCCAGGCGCATTCGAGATTCCCGCAGCGATCCATCATGCGTCGAAGACGGGCGCCTATGATGGCTACATCGGCCTCGGATGCGTCGTGCGCGGCGAGACTTCGCACTACGATTATGTTTGCGGCGAGAGCGCGCGTGGACTGATGGATCTCTCCATCCGCGACGGCCTCGCCATCGGCTACGGCATTCTTACCGTCAATACGCTCGCCCAGGCCGAAGAGCGCGCCGATACCCGCCGTGGAGACAAGGGCGGCGAAGCGACGCGCGCCTGCCTTTCCGTCGTTGCGTTGAAGCGCCGGTTTGCCGAGGTGAAGCCGTGA
- a CDS encoding riboflavin synthase, whose amino-acid sequence MFTGIVTALGEVKAVERREGLTRLTIESPYEHASVEIGASISHDGCCLTVVETNAHRETMSHVVEVAAESLALTTLGSLKTGDKVNLERSLRAGDELGGHFVLGHVDGLGEVISVTQDGEGWRLRIKPPLQIADLIAPKGSIAVAGVSLTVNEVDPEGFGLLIIPHTWAVTTLSKLTPGSKVNLEADMMARYVARILDARRNT is encoded by the coding sequence ATGTTCACGGGAATTGTCACCGCTCTGGGCGAGGTGAAGGCGGTCGAGCGCCGCGAAGGGCTCACGCGCCTCACCATTGAGAGCCCCTACGAGCACGCGTCGGTCGAAATCGGCGCGAGCATCAGCCATGACGGCTGCTGCCTCACGGTGGTGGAAACCAACGCGCATCGCGAAACGATGAGCCATGTCGTCGAGGTCGCCGCCGAAAGCCTGGCGCTCACCACGCTTGGTTCGCTCAAGACGGGCGACAAGGTGAACCTCGAACGCTCGCTTCGCGCCGGTGACGAACTGGGCGGCCATTTCGTGCTTGGCCATGTTGATGGTCTGGGCGAGGTAATTTCCGTCACGCAAGACGGCGAAGGCTGGCGGCTACGCATCAAGCCGCCGCTGCAGATCGCAGATTTGATTGCGCCCAAGGGGTCGATCGCCGTGGCGGGCGTTTCCCTTACCGTGAACGAGGTCGATCCGGAGGGCTTTGGCTTGCTGATCATTCCGCACACCTGGGCGGTCACAACTTTGTCGAAACTGACGCCAGGGTCTAAGGTCAACCTCGAAGCAGACATGATGGCGCGCTACGTGGCGCGCATCCTTGACGCGCGGAGAAATACATAA
- a CDS encoding pyrophosphate-energized proton pump translates to MNPDLILWLVVAAGLIAALYGWLETQAITKAPAGNDRMKEIAAAIQEGAKAYLNRQYTTIAWVGVGVTIVLFLLFQTWEIPVAFIIGAVLSGAAGFVGMNVSVQANVRTAEASRTSLAGGLKMAFKAGSVTGMLVAGGALFGVAFYYLVLTRFLGLEPTSRIVVDSLVALGFGASLISIFARLGGGIFTKGADVGGDMVGKVEAGIPEDDPRNPATIADNVGDNVGDCAGMAADLFETYAVSTVATMVLASILFREASEVTNIMLLPLAIGGMAIITSIIGTYFVRLGPSNNIMGALYKGLVAAGVLSAIGLAGVIYLMNGWGPIAGSLGTANEALSGITGGDLFLCGLVGLAVTGAIVWITEYYTGTGFRPVKSVAQASVSGHGTNVIQGLAVSMESTALPALTIVLGIVACNSLAGLFGIAIAVTTMLSVAGIIVALDAFGPVTDNAGGIAEMADLPKEVRVTTDALDAVGNTTKAVTKGYAIGSAGLGALVLFAAYFEDLKYYAANASEYPFFAAVPLDQINASFSLSNPYVIVGLFVGGLLPYLFGGWSMTAVGRAAQAVVEEVRRQFREIPGIMDRSAKPDYGKAVDILTQAAIKEMIVPSMLPVFAPIVLFFAVWAVAGEAQALAAVGALLVGVIVTGLFVAISMTSGGGAWDNAKKLIEEGHYGGKGSDAHKAAVTGDTVGDPYKDTSGPAVNPMIKITNIVALLLLAVLAHMG, encoded by the coding sequence ATGAACCCTGACCTCATTCTGTGGCTGGTGGTCGCCGCTGGCTTAATCGCCGCGCTCTACGGCTGGCTCGAAACCCAAGCGATCACCAAGGCGCCGGCCGGCAACGACCGGATGAAGGAAATCGCCGCCGCCATTCAAGAAGGCGCGAAGGCCTACCTCAACCGCCAATACACCACGATCGCGTGGGTCGGCGTCGGCGTGACGATCGTCCTCTTTCTGCTGTTCCAGACCTGGGAAATTCCGGTCGCCTTCATCATTGGCGCGGTGCTTTCCGGTGCGGCCGGGTTCGTCGGTATGAACGTGTCGGTGCAGGCCAACGTCCGCACGGCGGAAGCTTCGCGCACCAGCCTCGCGGGCGGCCTCAAGATGGCGTTCAAGGCAGGCTCGGTGACGGGCATGCTGGTCGCCGGCGGCGCTCTCTTCGGCGTCGCGTTCTACTATCTCGTTCTGACGCGCTTCCTTGGCCTGGAACCAACGAGCCGTATCGTTGTCGACAGCCTCGTCGCGCTCGGCTTCGGCGCTTCGCTCATCTCCATTTTCGCGCGTCTCGGCGGCGGCATCTTCACCAAGGGCGCTGACGTTGGCGGCGACATGGTGGGCAAGGTTGAAGCCGGCATCCCAGAAGACGATCCGCGCAACCCCGCCACGATCGCCGACAACGTCGGCGATAACGTCGGCGATTGCGCCGGCATGGCCGCCGACTTGTTCGAGACCTATGCGGTGTCGACAGTCGCGACGATGGTTCTCGCCTCGATCTTGTTCCGCGAAGCCAGCGAAGTGACAAACATCATGCTGTTGCCGTTGGCGATCGGCGGCATGGCGATCATCACCTCGATCATAGGCACGTATTTCGTGCGTCTTGGCCCGTCCAACAACATCATGGGCGCGCTGTACAAAGGTCTGGTCGCAGCTGGCGTGTTGTCCGCGATCGGCTTGGCCGGCGTCATTTATCTGATGAACGGTTGGGGCCCGATTGCCGGCAGCCTCGGCACGGCGAATGAAGCGCTCTCGGGCATCACCGGCGGCGATCTTTTCCTCTGTGGTCTGGTTGGTTTGGCCGTCACGGGCGCCATCGTTTGGATCACGGAATACTACACCGGCACTGGCTTCCGCCCGGTGAAGAGCGTCGCGCAAGCGTCGGTTTCCGGCCACGGCACCAATGTTATCCAAGGCCTCGCCGTGTCGATGGAATCGACGGCGCTCCCGGCGCTGACGATCGTGCTGGGCATCGTCGCGTGCAACTCGCTCGCCGGGCTGTTCGGCATCGCCATCGCCGTGACCACCATGCTTTCGGTCGCCGGCATCATCGTCGCCCTCGACGCGTTCGGCCCGGTGACGGACAACGCTGGCGGCATCGCGGAAATGGCGGATCTGCCGAAGGAAGTGCGCGTAACCACGGACGCGCTCGACGCGGTGGGCAACACCACCAAAGCGGTGACCAAAGGCTACGCGATCGGGTCGGCTGGTTTGGGCGCCTTGGTCCTGTTCGCGGCGTACTTCGAGGATTTGAAGTACTACGCGGCCAACGCCAGCGAGTATCCGTTCTTCGCCGCTGTGCCGTTGGATCAGATCAACGCGTCGTTCTCACTTTCGAACCCGTACGTGATCGTCGGTCTCTTCGTCGGCGGCTTGCTGCCGTACCTGTTCGGCGGCTGGTCCATGACAGCCGTTGGCCGCGCGGCGCAAGCCGTGGTCGAAGAAGTCCGCCGTCAGTTCCGTGAAATCCCGGGCATCATGGATCGGTCTGCGAAGCCCGATTACGGCAAGGCGGTCGATATCCTCACGCAAGCGGCGATCAAGGAAATGATTGTGCCGTCGATGCTGCCGGTGTTTGCGCCGATCGTGCTGTTCTTCGCGGTGTGGGCTGTCGCTGGTGAAGCTCAGGCGCTCGCCGCTGTGGGCGCGTTGCTGGTTGGCGTGATCGTGACGGGGCTCTTCGTGGCCATCTCGATGACGTCCGGTGGCGGTGCGTGGGACAACGCCAAGAAACTGATCGAAGAAGGTCATTACGGTGGCAAGGGCAGCGACGCCCACAAAGCCGCCGTCACCGGCGACACCGTCGGCGATCCCTACAAGGATACGTCGGGCCCGGCGGTGAACCCGATGATCAAGATCACCAACATCGTCGCGCTGCTGTTGCTCGCCGTGCTCGCGCACATGGGCTGA
- a CDS encoding diaminohydroxyphosphoribosylaminopyrimidine deaminase, translating into MTRPHVTLKLATSLDGRIATASGESQWITSEASRAMVHQMRAAHDAVMIGAETARADNPSLLARTDPPAERQPLRVVVTSRLGIPMEGRLFDGASPLVVFTGERTNPAKHAILEAAGVRVEQAPAGPDGLDMVAVLERLAALDVESVLVEGGGKLAASLIAANTVDRLDWFRAPILLGADGRPALGALALARLSDAPRWRRVAVQALGPDLWESYERA; encoded by the coding sequence ATGACCCGCCCGCACGTCACGCTCAAGCTTGCCACCAGCCTTGATGGTCGTATTGCGACCGCGAGCGGTGAGAGCCAGTGGATCACGAGCGAAGCCTCACGGGCGATGGTGCATCAAATGCGCGCCGCCCATGACGCGGTGATGATCGGGGCCGAGACCGCGCGCGCCGACAATCCGTCACTGCTCGCGCGCACCGATCCGCCCGCGGAGCGCCAACCGCTGCGTGTTGTGGTGACGTCGCGCTTGGGCATCCCGATGGAGGGGCGATTGTTCGACGGCGCCTCGCCGCTTGTGGTGTTCACCGGCGAACGCACGAACCCGGCGAAGCACGCCATTCTTGAAGCCGCCGGCGTGCGCGTGGAGCAAGCGCCGGCTGGCCCCGACGGCCTCGACATGGTCGCCGTCCTCGAGCGCCTAGCTGCCCTCGACGTGGAAAGCGTTCTGGTTGAGGGCGGTGGCAAATTGGCGGCGTCGCTAATCGCGGCGAACACCGTCGACCGCCTCGACTGGTTTCGCGCGCCGATCCTCTTGGGCGCGGACGGCCGGCCCGCGCTTGGCGCTCTGGCGCTGGCGCGGCTCTCGGACGCGCCTCGATGGCGCCGGGTTGCGGTGCAGGCGCTTGGCCCCGATCTCTGGGAAAGCTACGAGCGGGCCTGA